ACGGCCCCATCGCCAGCGTAAACGCCAGCGCGACGAGCATGATCCGCAGCCCGGCCGAGACGAACACGCCCGCCTGATCGATCAGGCTGCCACGGATGCCGAAACCCTGGACCAGCGTACGACCCATCCGGCTCTCCCGCGAGATGAAGCCGGTGCAGAGATCGTCGGCGGCGACGAGAAGCAGATAGAGCGCGGCGACAACCAGCGGCCACCACAGCAGCATCTGCGCGATGCTGAGCGCCAGCGAGAAATAGCCGGCGGCGATCGCGAGCAAAGCCACCGCCATCGCGGTCCAGGCGAACAGCGCAACGATGCCGATCCCCGCGCTGGCGAGGCGAGGGGGCGTGTCGCCGGCCGCTTTATCGGAGGGGTGCCCCGCCTTGCGACGCAACGATCCGATCGTTCGCAGGATAGCGGCGGCGAGCGACAGGTTCAGGATAACGCTGACGGCATCGGCGGCCAGGGTCAGCGGGCCGCCATTGCCGGCGGCCGATGCGGTGAAGGCGGTCGCCAGCCCGACGACGAGAACGAACCCGGACGCGACGCGGACCCAGCGCCTGAGCGCGATGGCGGCCTCGTCGCCGATCGCCGGCAGGCGCCACGACGCGAGCTTCGGCTGGAGCAGCGCCTCGCCCAGCGCGGTGATCGCGCCGGCGACGAAGGCGATGCGGACCAGCGCGTTCGATATGCGGCTCCAGTCCGGCGCGATCATGCCGGCATTCTGCAGCCCCGAGACGAAGGCGATCGCGGCGAGGCCCGGCGCCAGCGTGCCGGAAACCGCGATCCAGAGCGCGAGGCCGGAGCGCCGCAGCCGGCTGCCCGGCGCGCGCTCGATCATGAAGGCGCGCCCGAAGCGGGCCGCCGCGATCCGGAGCGGGAGCAGGAGCAGGATCGCCACGACGAAGCCCGCCACGGCCGGCCCGATCCTGTTTCTGGCGAAGGCGGCGCCGATGGCATCCGCCTCCTTTTCCACGAAGCGGCCGACGCGGTGCAGATCGCGCGGCAGGCCGTCGGCAAAATCCCGCCAGAAGGTCAGCGTCAGGGGCGAGGGCGTATGGGCGCTGATCCGCTCGTTGAACGCATCGGCGGCGCTCTCCTCGATTTCCTGGGCGAGCTGGTCCGCCTCAACGCCCAGCAGCTTGCCGCGCTTGATCGCACTGTCCAGCGTCGCGCGGGATCGGGCGAGCTGGCCGCGCTGGATCCGAATGTCCGGTGCCTCGGCCACGCCGGTCGGCACCGGCCCCAGCTGAGCGATCCGGGCATCGATCAACACCATCTGGTCGTTCAGGGAGGCGACGGCCTTGCCCGCCGCATCGTTGACGGCCCGCGCCCGATCGTCGAGTTCGCGGCGCTCGCTGCCGCTCGTCCTGGGCGTGAAGGCGGTTGCGACGGCCTTATATTCGCGCGCGGCGGCGGTCAGCGCGGCGATCGGATCGTCGGCGGGCGCGGCGTCCTGGGCTTTCGCCGCCATCCCGCAGAGGAACACCAGCACGAACAGGATTCTGCCAACCATGGCGGCGGTCTAGTGAAACGGGGGCAATGCTTCAACGTGGCGCATGCAGCCCGGCGATCAGCGGCAGGCTTGCCCTCCATAATAGCTGTCCGGTGAAGCCATCCGAACGGACCTCTGACGATGAAGGGATGGCGCGCTTCGGGATAGGGCAGGGCCGCCCGAATTGTCGCCTTTCGGGTCGTGCGGACCATCAGGCCTCCATTCTTCCAGGCCAAGGACGCTATTCCCTATGGTCCTCCGTCGGCTGTTGCAAATGTCGCACAGTCTCGATCTATCTCTGAACGAAGAGGGAGATAAGCTCACGAATTTCGTGCAAAATTCGGAAAGTACTGGGCGCGCGGTAAGTCGGAATTAAGGAAGTCCCGGCAGAGAAATGGCATCGCCCGTCGAGCGCGGCTTTTCCTGAAGCGCGTCCTCCGGTCGATCCGATTGGCATTAGGGGGTGGGAATGAAAATGCCGGTTTCGAGCTGACATCCGAGAGCGATTTCGAAGTGGGGGCACCTCTCTCCCGCTGATCCGAAGTTGCCATAAATACCAAACTGGAGCGGCGATCCGGGTCATCGGATCGACTGGCTCCGGCCCATGCCGGGCGTGCGCGGCCCTGTCCGCGACGAGCGCCCTCACATCCAGAATCCTCGCGTTTCTCAGGGCGGCCCATGCCTGTGCCGCCGGCCGGAACGTGCGTGTCCTCGCCGCCGCTCGGCTGGAGCGGGCGGACGATCTCATTCGCTTGGAGTATATCGATGACGAAAACCGCTCTGCTGCGCGCGCTGTTCCTGTCGGGCACGGCCTGCGTCGGCGCCGTCGCCCTTCCGCCCGTCGCCGCTGCCCAGGCTACTGCGGCACTCCCCAGCTATACGCTGGATTCGAGCAACGCCACCGTCGGCACCTGGAGCCTGAGCGCCGGCTCGCTCGGTTCGGGCGTCCTCAGCAACCCCTCGACGCTGACGACGGGCAGCAACGTCTTCAACTATGTCGCCGTTTACTTCAGCCCGACCCTGACGGCGACCTACACGTTCGATCAGACGTTCGCGCCCGTGGATACGGTGATGATCCTCTACAGCGGCATTTTCGATCCGCTCAATCCCGGCCTGAATGCCATCATCGGCAATGACGATACTCCAGCTGCCAGCCATCAGACCGCCGGCATGGGCATCGGCACCAATTGCGGCACCGCCAATTTTTGTCCCCAGGTCTCCGCCGCGCTGACGGCCGGCACACCGATCACGCTGGTCATCTCCACCTTCCGTGCCGGCGCCGCCCTGGGCCTCCCGCAGACCTTCTATGCCAGCGGGCCGGGCGACTTCACCGCGGATCAGACGACGCTGCCGACGCCGCCGGTGCAGACGCCCGCCGTCACCACGCCCACGCCGGGATCGGCGCTGCCGACCGGCGCCTATCTCGACGGCGGCACGGTGCAGCTCGACGGCGACGTGACCAGCGATCTCCCCGTTTCCACCAACGGCGGTACGATCGATACCGCGCAGGGCAGCCACACGCTGAGCGGCAACCTCTCCAACTATCTGGGCGCGGCGACCGCTGGTGACGTGACGGTGTCGGGCGGCAACACGCTGACCCTGACGGGCGCCAACAATGGCTATACCGGCACTATGATCGTCACCGGCAACTCGACCCTGTCGGTCGCCGGCACCAACTCGCTCGGGGGCGGGGGCCTCACGCTCGACAACGGCACCCTCGCGACCACGGCTGCGCTTAACGCTGCAACGGCGGTGACGCTCGCCGGTACGAGCAACGTGATCGACACCGGCAACAACCTCGTCACCCTCGCGGGCGGTCTCAGCGGCACTGGCGGCGTGACCGTCACCGGCGGCAATGTCGTCGCCATCACCGGCGCGAACACCGCCACCGGCGGCCTCACCGTCACCGGCGGCACGACCTTGTCCGTCGCAGGCACCAACTCGCTCGGCGCGGGCGGCCTGACGCTGAACAATGGCACGCTCACCACCACGGCTGCGCTCAACGCCGCTACGGCGGTGGCGCTCGCCGGCACCAGCAACGTCATCGACACCGCCAACAATGAAGTGACCCTCGCGGGCGGCCTGACCGGCACCGGCGGCGTGACCGTGACGGGTGGCAATGTCGTCGCCATCACGGGTGCGAACACCGCCACCGGTGGCCTCACTGTCACCGGCGGCACGACCTTGTCCGTCGCAGGCACCAACTCGCTCGGCGCGGGCGGCCTGACGCTGAACAGCGGAACGCTCACCACTACGGCTGCGCTCAACGCCGCTACGGCGGTGGCGCTCGCCGGCACCAGCAACGTCATCGACACCGCCAACAATGAAGTGACCCTCGCGGGCGGCCTGACCGGCACTGGCGGCGTGACCGTGACGGGCGGCAACGTCGTCGCCATCACCGGCGCGAACAGCGCTACCGGCGGCCTCACCATCACGGGCGGCACGACCCTGTCGGTCGCAGGTACGAACTCGCTCGGCACGGGCGGCCTGACGCTGAACAGCGGGACGCTCAGCACCACCGCCGCTCTCAACGCAGCAGCACCGGTCACGGTCGCTGGTACGAGCAACGTCATCAACACCGGCAACAACCTCGTCACGCTCGCGGGCGGTCTTTCCGGCAATGGGGGCCTGACCCTCACCGGCGGCAATGTCGTGGCCATCACTGGTGCGAACAGCGCTACCGGCGGCTTCACCGTCACCGGCGGGACGACCCTGTCGGTCGCAGGTACGAACTCGCTCGGCACGGGCAGCCTGACGCTGACCAATGGCACGCTCAGCACCACCGCCGCGCTCAATGCCGCAGCACCGGTCACGATCGCGGGCACGAGCAACGTGATCAACACCGGCAACAACCTCGTCATGCTCGCGGGCGGCCTCGCCGGCACCGGCGGCGTGACTGTGACGGGTGGCAACGTCGTGGCCATCACCGGTGCGAACAGCGCTACCGGCGGCCTCACCGTCACCGGCGGCACGACCCTGTCCGTCGCGGGCACCAACTCGCTCGGCACCGGCGGCCTCGCGCTCAACAGCGGCACCCTCACCACCACGGCTGCGCTCAACGCTGCAGCACCCGTCACGGTCGCCGGCACGGGCAACGTCATCAACACTGGCAACAACGCCGTCACCCTCGCGGGCGGCCTCACCGGCACCGGCGCGCTCACCCTCACGGGCGGCAACACGATCGCGATGGGCGGCACCAGCACGCTCAACGGCGCCATCTCGCTCCAGGGCGGGACGAAGCTGATCGTGGGTTCGCCGTCCATGGCAGGCTCGCTGTCGGCGTGCGGCGGCATCCTCGTGGGCGCCAACTCCACGATCGGCGGCAACGGCACGATCTGCAGCACCACCGTGGCGAGCGCGGGCATCATGTCGCCGGGCAACTCGCCGGGCACGCTCACGGTTGCCGGTAACGTGACGCTCAACACCGGATCGGTGCTGCTGCTCGATGTGGACGGCCGCACCTATTCGGCGCTCGGCGGCGCCGGCAGCTACGATCGGGTGAACGTGACGGGCGCCTTCGTCAGCCACGGCACGATCACGCCGAACCTGCGCGGCATCACGGGCTCGGCCAACAACACTTTCACGCCGGTGCTGGGCGATGTCTTCACCGTCGTCACGGCCGGATCGGTCAGCGGCAATTTCCAGACGATCGTCCAGCCCACCGTCGGCATGGCCGCCAACACGCGCTTCGACGTGCGCTACAACGCCATGAGCGTGCAGCTGATCGTGACGCCGGCGAGCTTCGCCACGCTGGCGAACACGAACGGCTGGGTCAGCAATGCGCGCAACACGGCGGCGGCGCTCGATACGGTCCGCCCCGATGCGGCGAACCTGACCGGGCCGCTCGCGCCGGTATTCGCGGGCCTTTACGGCCTCGACGCGAACGGGCTGCGGGTCGGGGTCCAGCAGCTGTCGGGCGAGATCCACGCCCAGGCACTGCAGGCCGTCACCGCGGCGTCGATGGCGGGCCTTCAGGTCGTGCGGGATGCGGCCGGCGACGGCTTTGGCGGCTTCGGTGCGGCGGCGCCGCGGCGCGGCGGCATCTGGGGCCAGTATCTCCGCTATACGACCAGCCCGTCGGGCGACTCGCATGCCAGCGGCTATCGCAGCACCAATGACGGCTTCGTCATGGGCGCATCGATCGCCTCGGGCGAAAAGACAATGATCGGCGTCGCGGGCAGCTATCTGCGCAACACCGTGACCACGGATCTGGCCGCGCGGTCTCAGGCCACGATCGGCGCCGGCTATCTCTATGGCGTCTTCCGCCCGAGCGAGGCGATGCAGATCACCGGCGTGGTCGGCGGTTCGCTCGCCGATCTCTACACGCGGCGCGCGATCGCCACGACGGGAGCGGCCGTCACCGCGACATCGGACAAGCAAGTGCTGGCCGTGATGGCGAGCCTCGATGGCCGGTATCGTGTCGTCGCCAGCGGCGGCCTCAGCCTGTG
This DNA window, taken from Sphingomonas sp. AP4-R1, encodes the following:
- a CDS encoding DUF3772 domain-containing protein; this translates as MVGRILFVLVFLCGMAAKAQDAAPADDPIAALTAAAREYKAVATAFTPRTSGSERRELDDRARAVNDAAGKAVASLNDQMVLIDARIAQLGPVPTGVAEAPDIRIQRGQLARSRATLDSAIKRGKLLGVEADQLAQEIEESAADAFNERISAHTPSPLTLTFWRDFADGLPRDLHRVGRFVEKEADAIGAAFARNRIGPAVAGFVVAILLLLPLRIAAARFGRAFMIERAPGSRLRRSGLALWIAVSGTLAPGLAAIAFVSGLQNAGMIAPDWSRISNALVRIAFVAGAITALGEALLQPKLASWRLPAIGDEAAIALRRWVRVASGFVLVVGLATAFTASAAGNGGPLTLAADAVSVILNLSLAAAILRTIGSLRRKAGHPSDKAAGDTPPRLASAGIGIVALFAWTAMAVALLAIAAGYFSLALSIAQMLLWWPLVVAALYLLLVAADDLCTGFISRESRMGRTLVQGFGIRGSLIDQAGVFVSAGLRIMLVALAFTLAMGPFGSNATSLLDIAARASQGLTVGEITVSPGAILRALVVLAVGLAVVRVIQRWLIDRYLPATELDAGARNSIAMVARYTGLILAMLWALASLGIGLERIALLLSALSVGIGFGLQAITQNFVSGLILLAERPVKIGDWVRIGTDEGDIKRISVRATEIQIADKSTLIVPNSELITKAVLNKTLSDPLGRIQLQFSLPLGADVARARDMLLAIYAETPAVLDEPKPTVFIDGIVDGRINLNSFAHVNGPRDVYSTRSAILFRLLTDLPAAGIELGSSPQQMQILSGSLPPEPPRDA
- a CDS encoding autotransporter outer membrane beta-barrel domain-containing protein, which translates into the protein MTKTALLRALFLSGTACVGAVALPPVAAAQATAALPSYTLDSSNATVGTWSLSAGSLGSGVLSNPSTLTTGSNVFNYVAVYFSPTLTATYTFDQTFAPVDTVMILYSGIFDPLNPGLNAIIGNDDTPAASHQTAGMGIGTNCGTANFCPQVSAALTAGTPITLVISTFRAGAALGLPQTFYASGPGDFTADQTTLPTPPVQTPAVTTPTPGSALPTGAYLDGGTVQLDGDVTSDLPVSTNGGTIDTAQGSHTLSGNLSNYLGAATAGDVTVSGGNTLTLTGANNGYTGTMIVTGNSTLSVAGTNSLGGGGLTLDNGTLATTAALNAATAVTLAGTSNVIDTGNNLVTLAGGLSGTGGVTVTGGNVVAITGANTATGGLTVTGGTTLSVAGTNSLGAGGLTLNNGTLTTTAALNAATAVALAGTSNVIDTANNEVTLAGGLTGTGGVTVTGGNVVAITGANTATGGLTVTGGTTLSVAGTNSLGAGGLTLNSGTLTTTAALNAATAVALAGTSNVIDTANNEVTLAGGLTGTGGVTVTGGNVVAITGANSATGGLTITGGTTLSVAGTNSLGTGGLTLNSGTLSTTAALNAAAPVTVAGTSNVINTGNNLVTLAGGLSGNGGLTLTGGNVVAITGANSATGGFTVTGGTTLSVAGTNSLGTGSLTLTNGTLSTTAALNAAAPVTIAGTSNVINTGNNLVMLAGGLAGTGGVTVTGGNVVAITGANSATGGLTVTGGTTLSVAGTNSLGTGGLALNSGTLTTTAALNAAAPVTVAGTGNVINTGNNAVTLAGGLTGTGALTLTGGNTIAMGGTSTLNGAISLQGGTKLIVGSPSMAGSLSACGGILVGANSTIGGNGTICSTTVASAGIMSPGNSPGTLTVAGNVTLNTGSVLLLDVDGRTYSALGGAGSYDRVNVTGAFVSHGTITPNLRGITGSANNTFTPVLGDVFTVVTAGSVSGNFQTIVQPTVGMAANTRFDVRYNAMSVQLIVTPASFATLANTNGWVSNARNTAAALDTVRPDAANLTGPLAPVFAGLYGLDANGLRVGVQQLSGEIHAQALQAVTAASMAGLQVVRDAAGDGFGGFGAAAPRRGGIWGQYLRYTTSPSGDSHASGYRSTNDGFVMGASIASGEKTMIGVAGSYLRNTVTTDLAARSQATIGAGYLYGVFRPSEAMQITGVVGGSLADLYTRRAIATTGAAVTATSDKQVLAVMASLDGRYRVVASGGLSLWGTAGVSVNESSIGTIAERATSSAYALSLEADSRASTQSRIGAQAQYAVGPATLSVTGNWLHQMGDLPDGRRTVRLGDANWQIQSVRLNRNGFSYGGSLRTRLGQRMMAQVSYERSDLGDHANGNRLAVGLQLLF